The Salvia miltiorrhiza cultivar Shanhuang (shh) chromosome 2, IMPLAD_Smil_shh, whole genome shotgun sequence DNA window gatcagtccgaggaagaatgttcaactgatacttgactttagtatcagtctgtggcacgcattaagtaatgtGGTAATATATAAAAGTACCCAAGTTTGTAGTAACACATTTAGCCTATACCCACTTTATTCAAACAATTTACTCCATGCCCatgttaatattttattcatttaacCGTACACTGATCCTACCCCAATATCTATGTTCTACTTTTATAAAAGTGGGCTGACACAATATTCACTCCATTTGACCGAATTTATGGGGAACAGTTATGGGTAGATAAATTTGTCATTATTATGTCTTGAATGTGAAGTGCCCCCAATATCTCTACCATTTCATCCGCATAGTTGGGGTTAGTTTGCGTGAAATAGCTAAGCTCGTTCTCTGCGGCGCCGGAGAAGATGGAAGCACCGGCGGAGGTGAGGTTTTAGTAGTAATTTCTCTAATTTGTTGTACTTTGCGTGAATCTAATTTATGCACCGGCGCATAGTTGGATAatttctctaattttttttagtttatttaattttttaggtGTGTGTTGTTTagtctaatttttttattttagctcgGTGATGTTGATCATTCATTTTTTCTTGTGTTGTAGGCGTGTGTTGTGTGAGTTCTATTGATGGGCATtttgtttctaatttttttaagtgAATTTGGATGCGCATTATTTGTTTCTAATGTTGTGTGAGTCtaatttttttgggcattttGTTTCTAATTTCTTGGACGCATTTTTAAGTGAATTTGGATGCGCATTATTTGTTGGTGAATTTAGCGCATTTTGTTGAAATTCCAAATTCCCAATTCCAAAATTCCTGATTTTTTGGAAGAATATAGCTCATACAATTATGTGCATAAAACAATGAAATTAGCGCATAGTTGAATGCGCAAACTATGCGCATTGTTATAAAATTATGCGCAAACTATGCGCatagttgaaattgaagaagttGAATGCGCAATTGAAGAAATTGAATGCGCATAGTTCACCAATTGAAGAAATTGAATGCGCATAGTTCACcaattgaatttgaattttgcgCATAATTCACCAAATGCGCATAGTTGAAAGTTCAAATGTATGCGCAATGAAGAAATTGCGCATACAATGTTAATTGCGCATTGTTGTTGAATTTTGCGCAAAATTCACCAATTGCAATTGAATTTTGCACAATTTCAATTGTATGCGCAATGAAGAAATTGCGCATACAATGTTAATTGCGCATTGTTgttgttaatatttttttttgtcataaaacttgatatttaaatattactTTGCTTTGTAACAGGGGCCTCTTACTCTGAGGAGACCGAGCACTATCAATGTAACGTCCGACGTGGGCACTTATTACAAAATCAAGTATTTAGAAATGGTTAAGAGAATTTTAATAGAAAAAGGTGGTCAAGGACTATTAGATAGATTTTTAAATGGTTGTTTTGGACATTTCTTGGATTGGAATCCTGGTCCAAAATGTGCAATGGTCGTGCATCATTTAGTGTCTCGTCAAATTAAGTCAAACGAGGATGGTCTATATCTTTTATTGAATAATACCCGGGTGCATTTTTCTAGGAGAGATTATGCTTTGGTGACTGGTCTTAAATTTggtgattttaattttgatatgtCACGTAATCATGATTTGGATGAAGTGGAAGTGTTCACGAAATTTAGTGGTGGTCAGACGCATGTTAAAGTGTCTTTTATCGTTGATCTTTTTGATAACTTTACGATTAATGATGAGGATGGAAGTTTACACCTGAAGATTGCCTACATTATAGTCCTATATGGAATGCTGGTAGGTTACGAGACcgataaaacaattgaaaattgggTTTGGGCGTTAGTGGATGATCTTGATGCATTTAACCAATTTCCGTGGGGGGAGTATAGTTATAATTTGTTGTGTCATAACACAACAAAGTGCatgtcaaaaaaaattataaattctatGGACCTGTTTGGACGTTGCACCTGTGGTCGCTTGAGATCATGCCCGACTTTGGTAATGTGGTTGGCAAGTGTGTTGCCGAGTTTGCTCACCCTCGATGTTTGAAGTGGAAGTTTCGGAGTAGACCGGGTAGGAAGGATTTACAAGTCCTTTTTCGAGAAAGAGGTACTAAGTGCTTATTCtataagtatttattttatatgtgaGTTGTTATATTAAATTGGTTTATTTGGTTACTTCGATAATGAGGTtcatttaatttgtttaattaaaagaaaatgacattataatgTTATTAATTTGTGAGTTGTTTTAATGATTTGTTGGGCATTAAAATgtttttaatcattttatatgtaaggataaatattttaataagcaTTAACCGAAGCTATTCCTTCTATTTAAATTGAATGCgcatagtttaattttttaatcattttatatttaagtataaatatttgaataaatgCTTATTAATGCTTTTCTttgttttaaattgtttttcttATTAATGCGCATAGCTTATTAATGCGCattattaaattgaatgcgaTGCGCATAGTTTAAACTATGCGCATTTCTTCTATTTAAAAACTATGCGATGCACATAGTTTAATTCTATAAAAATGcgcatagtttaattttataacaatgCGCATTATTAAACTATGCGCTTTTCtttgttttaaaatatttttattcattttatacGTAaggataaatattttaataagcaTTAACCGAAGCTATTCCTTCTATTTAATTTCTTCTATTTCTTCTATTTCGAAATAAGGATAAATGCTTATTAATTTCTTCTATTTAATTTCTTCTATTTCGAAATAAGGATAAATGCTTATTAATTTCTTCTATTTCGAAAGCTACCcgcatagtttaattttataactatGTGCTTATTAATGCGCATTATTAAACTATGCGCTTTTCtttgttttaaaatattttaaatcattttatatgtaaggataaatattttaataagcaTTAATCTAAGATATTTATTCTATTTAAAGAGAATGCGCATTCATATTTACTCTATTTAAAGAGAATGCGCATAACACCATATTTATATGCgcatagtttaatttttttgaatcaTTGTATCTCTAAGTATAAATATTTTAGTAAATATTAATCTAATGGAATATCTCtaagtataaatattttaatggaATCTAATGCTATGTTGCGCATTTTACTTAACtttcttataattatatattgctcattttgtttgtttgatttattGGGCATTTTTTTTGAAAGAGGTACTTTCTTCCATTTAATTGCTGAAATGTGGCGCCATACATAAGTAATTAACATAATTCAATCATATATTGcataattaatgtatttttataattggGCATTTATGTAGGAGCAAGAGAGATTGGAGTTGGTCCCAGATGAATTTGAAGTCACCACTATGTACTACTTGTCTACCGTTGGAATTTATATGGGGGCACAGTATAACGAAGGCCATAATCACGATTTTCAGGACATCCCTATCCAAGGTGAAGAGCCAGAACAAGAATATGAAGTGCCATTGCATGACACCATTGTACAGGAGGAAGAAGTGTCTCTGCATGATATACCTATTCATGCGCATGATTTGCCCGCGACAGGGATGGATAGACGGGCGCGGAGTTCATCCTCCCGCGGAGGGGGTTCTCGTGGACGAGCTAGGGAAAAGCGTGTTAGGCCACCTACTACATCTTCATCCTCTAGTAGCGGCAATCATAGTAACCGACCTGTAGACCGTGCCTATCTAGATGCCACTGTGAGGAGGATGGAAGAGGCACATGAAGAGAGATTGAAGCGGCACAGCGAATCTATAGAGGCACGGGTGAAGAGGACTTTGAAGGAGTTTTTAGTGGAACTGAAGGGATTTTTAAGTTGTAAGAGTGTTCAAGCTAGGGATGTACATTCCCCTGCTCCTCGACCTACACCGACATCCGAGGCAAGACTATTTTGATGATATACGAGACGAGGGTGCCGAGGAAGGCGATGATATACGAGATGAGGGTGCCGAGGAAGGCGATGTTCCTCGTGATGATAATGTGACACAATCGCCATATGTTCCTCAGTTTACTCAGTTTGAGTGTGGGAGCACATCTTTTTTGGGCACTGATGCCGAGATCCCTCGTTTCTCCAACCCAATTGATCAAAtgagagcatgttttgattACATGGGAGAGGTACAAActtaattataatttagaaatcctttttttttattttatattcttatTTCCATTTTGTTGGTATTTGAATAGGAGATGGTTAGTTTTGGAGAGCCCTCCCAACGCATTGAGGCGCCGGTATTGCCCCGTAGAAGTACACGTCAGAGATTCTCATCTCAACAGTTGGAGTCCCCGTATGCTGCATCTGGAGAACCCAGACTAGTTTCAACAAAGGAGTTGGATAACTTCAGGTCCTTCCTTAATGGAAACGATTCTGGGGCAACCGTGCTGGAAAGTAACCATAATCTATCGAAGAATTGGTTCAAGAACATACTGAAGCCTGATGCTTCTCTTCATCAGGATGTTAGTTGCTTGacttttgtttttaaatttctaattatttATGCAAATTTATGAACTGTATTGTATCTTGTAGGTTTTGGAGTTGTTCATATTGTGCTTGCAATCCAAGTTGATGCATCGGGTTTCTCTTCTCCCATTTGTTAAACCCGAAAACACGATGATATCCTCTTTTGATTTATATGTAAGTACTTTTATTTGTCTTTAATATTGTGCGCATGTACTTTGCCCTTgcataaatatgaaattattttcCGAAATTGACATTTGTTTTATGAACAGCGAGTTTGTGAGCAATATTGGGGTCGTTGCTTCTTTAGTACAAGGTTGAACCATGCTATTCCTGGTTCATACGAATCATTTCATaattgggttgtcccacaatCCATCATATCCATGATTCAAGGAGTGAACGGTTCATCAACGACTTAAAATTGGTTTGGTGCCACTCAGGTACAATATTTCCATAATGGTCATTGTAGCTCTAAATATTCTTTTGTCTTCTATTGATTAgtctaaaatatttttttatagattgTTGTTCCATGTCGGATTAAAGCACATTACGTGGTTGTTAGAATATGCCCGGGACCTTGGGAGGCCGAGTTACACGATCCACTATTTTATGGTATGGATGACACAAGAAAGCAAGAGCGTGTAGCCGAAATCCAAAGTTTGTTGAGCTTGTTTGGAAAGATTTTGGAGGATGCTGGGTATTGGACGTCGAATGTGTATGGATGGGAAAGGAAGACTTGTCCATTGACATTGTATATCCCTGGACCGGACGAGCAGTTCAGTCAAAAGGATACTGTTTCGTCTGAGCCTTTTGCTTGCATGGTGATGGAGCGCGTACTTTCCGATTCTCCTAGTATTACTTGGGGCAACACTCGAGTGAAAAAATACAGGGAGATTATTGCTGCAAGTGCTTTTAGTATGTGTGTTATTGATTAGATTTAGTATCCGTCTTGTTAATTTTATTATGAAGACTTTGAGAACTAAAGTGCTACATGGAGCAACTGAAATCGTATGTTTATTTGTTGTATTGTTGCGCATATTAACCAAATTTCAtcatttcaaaaggtttgttttATGCGCATAGTTTAATTGTTTTATGCGCATAGTTTAATTGTTTATGAATGCgcatagttttattttttttatgcgCGTATTGACCATATTTCAATGCGCATAGTTTAATCATCATTTCAAAAGGTTTAATCGCATATTGACCATATTTTATGCGCATATTGACCATAGAACTAAATTTCTATTTCAATTGAATAGAATGCACATAGTTTAATCGAAGCTTTTGCTTCTACTTAAATTGAATGCGCATTATGAATGCgcatagtttatttatttcaattgaatAGAATGCGCATAGTTTATTTCAAACATTATGAATGCGCATAGTTTATTTacaaaaactatttatttgaaatacatattataagtattaGTCCACTATATAAAATACATTGTACTATTATTTTATAAGTACAAACAAATAATATTTcgaaataaataatgaaaatgtaataaaaagaACTACAATTGTTGATGttaaataacttaaaataattaacataaGGACAACTAATTCATTAAATATCAAATTAGAAGGCCACATGGAATCAAACATAAGGACATGTGTCATTAAACAACGTAATTCAAACATAGTTCAAATAAGGACATATGTCAATAGTGTGCGATTCAGATCCACACAAGCTACATGTTAGAGGGCCACGGCTACTGCTACCTGAAGCAGCATTCTCTGATTCATTTCTTCGTCTTGATGTAGTTCTTTCAGTTGGTGCCCGATGGCGCGTGCTCTTTGGACGTCCAGCTTGTTTACCGATTTTAGGCGGATCAATGGCAATACCTTGAAGGTTTGCAGGAATCGTCCATGAAGCTAGTGAGGGCACTGAATTAACTCGATACGAGTATGCCTCGCGCAATTTTGCAGCCTGATAATAATCCCCCACATGCTTAGATATATCATCACCTGTATGTCTGAACAACATTCAtgcaaatataaaaatattagattCTACACAAAATAGATCTCTACTTATCAGGATGATCAATACCTTATGGCTGCAACTGCATGCGAGCATGGTAGCCTGTTCGTATCCCACTCCACACACGTGCATGATTGCGTTTCAAGGTTCACTTTAAAAGTCTTGTTAGAACTCTTAACCTTGAAAGCAGTACGTGACATGGGAACGACCTCATATCTCCTTGATCTTTCCAATTCAACAGTTAGCTTGCTTAGAGCTTCCGGTGTCACATCAGCAGAAAATGACTTGGCGGCTTCATGTCTTTCATTGAACCACTTTTCTATGATATGACGAATTGCCTCAACCATGGAACATATGGGCAACCTTCTTGCCCACAATAAACGAGAATTGAACGATTCAACAATATTTGATGTTAAGAAACTATATCGTGGAACAAGACACTTACATCTTGACCATTTCTCCGGGCCAACCTGCATCAATTTGCTATAAGCTC harbors:
- the LOC131007922 gene encoding uncharacterized protein LOC131007922: MYIPLLLDLHRHPRQDYFDDIRDEGAEEGDDIRDEGAEEGDVPRDDNVTQSPYVPQFTQFECGSTSFLGTDAEIPRFSNPIDQMRACFDYMGEEMVSFGEPSQRIEAPVLPRRSTRQRFSSQQLESPYAASGEPRLVSTKELDNFRSFLNGNDSGATVLESNHNLSKNWFKNILKPDASLHQDVSFGVVHIVLAIQVDASGFSSPIC